A DNA window from Mobula hypostoma chromosome 3, sMobHyp1.1, whole genome shotgun sequence contains the following coding sequences:
- the nmt2 gene encoding glycylpeptide N-tetradecanoyltransferase 2 isoform X3, which translates to MQKLQDIQRAMELLTACQGPAKNLEEASQHRYQFWDTQPVPKLNEVVTTHGSIEPDKENIRQEPYSLPQGFMWDTLDMGNTEELKELYTLLNENYVEDDDNMFRFDYSPQFLQWALRPPGWLPQWHCGVRVSSNRKLVGFISAIPANVRIYEIEKKMVEINFLCVHKKLRSKRVAPVLIREITRRVNLEGIFQAVYTAGVVLPKPVATCRYWHRSLNPRKLVEVKFSHLSRNMTLQRTMKLYRLPDTPKTTGLRPMEEKDVKRVQELLFNYLKQFELAPVMNEEEVTHWLMPRENIIDTYVVEGSDGILTDFVSFYTLPSTVMHHPVHKNLKAAYSFYNVHTETPLSDLMNDALIIAKSKGFDVLNALDLMENKTFLEKLKFGIGDGNLQYYLYNWRCPDMEPEKVGLVLQ; encoded by the exons ATGCAAAAATTACAGGACATTCAAAGAGCCATGGAATTGCTCACAGCATGTCAAGGCCCTGCTAAGAATCTGGAGGAGGCAAGTCAACACAGATACCAGTTCTGGGACACACAGCCGGTACCCAAACTTA ATGAAGTGGTGACAACTCATGGTTCTATTGAGCCAGATAAAGAGAACATCCGTCAAGAGCCATATTCTTTGCCTCAGGGCTTCATGTGGGATACTCTGGATATGGGCAATACTGAGGAG TTGAAAGAACTGTACACGTTGTTAAATGAAAATTATGTGGAAGATGATGACAATATGTTTAGATTTGATTACTCACCTCAGTTTCTACAGTG GGCTCTTCGTCCTCCAGGCTGGTTACCACAGTGGCACTGTGGAGTCCGTGTATCTTCAAACAGAAAATTAGTGGGGTTTATTAGCGCCATTCCTGCCAATGTCCGTATTTATGAAAT TGAAAAGAAGATGgtagagattaattttctttgcGTACACAAGAAGCTGAGGTCGAAACGTGTCGCACCGGTTTTAATCCGTGAAATAACACGAAGGGTGAATTTGGAAGGGATCTTTCAGGCAGTGTACACAGCAGGAGTGGTTCTTCCAAAGCCTGTAGCTACATGCAG GTACTGGCATCGATCCCTGAATCCCAGGAAGTTGGTAGAAGTGAAGTTCTCCCATCTCAGCAGAAATATGACTTTACAGAGAACCATGAAGCTCTACAGATTACCTGAT ACTCCCAAAACAACAGGTTTAAGGCCAATGGAGGAAAAGGATGTAAAAAGAGTACAAGAGCTGCTATTTAATTATCTAAAGCAGTTTGAACTTGCTCCTGTGATGAATGAGGAAGAAGTGACCCATTGGTTAATGCCACGTGAAAACATTATTGACACTTATGTGGTAGAG GGTTCTGATGGCATTCTGACAGATTTTGTAAGCTTCTACACATTACCTTCCACAGTTATGCATCATCCTGTTCATAAGAATCTTAAGGCTGCCTATTCTTTTTATAACGTTCACACTGAGACCCCTCTCAGTGATCTTATGAATGATGCACTAATAATTGCAAAATCG AAAGGATTTGATGTTTTGAATGCACTTGATTTAATGGAAAACAAAACATTCTTAGAAAAACTAAAATTTGGCATTGGTGATGGAAATTTACAGTACTATTTGTACAACTGGCGATGCCCAGATATGGAGCCTGAAAAG GTTGGTCTAGTGCTTCAGTAG